A single region of the Deefgea piscis genome encodes:
- a CDS encoding PhoH family protein, producing MHTETLHFTPIDNLRLANLCGALDENLKQIEVAFDVTVHRHNEAFRVSGELKSVRQALDALECFYEDSASPLDVDAVQLGLMEILRNPNAQIIDPTVPQLRTKRGDLRGRTPGQNVYIKAIADNDITFGIGPAGTGKTYLAVASAIDALERDTVQRLVLVRPAVEAGEKLGFLPGDLVQKVDPYLRPLYDALYDLMGVEKVTKLFEKQIIEIAPLAFMRGRTLSHSFIILDEAQNTTPEQMKMFLTRIGFGSKAVITGDATQVDLPKHQKSGLTDAQEVLQGVRGIGIHHFTAADVVRHPLVQKIVTAYEKAAAKRTAGDKP from the coding sequence TTGCATACAGAAACTCTGCATTTCACTCCCATCGATAATCTGCGTTTAGCCAATTTATGCGGCGCGCTGGATGAAAACTTAAAACAAATCGAAGTGGCGTTTGATGTCACGGTGCATCGCCACAATGAAGCGTTTCGCGTTTCAGGCGAATTAAAATCAGTTCGTCAGGCGCTCGATGCGCTGGAATGCTTTTACGAAGACAGCGCATCCCCGCTTGATGTGGATGCAGTGCAATTGGGTTTGATGGAAATCTTGCGTAATCCCAACGCGCAAATTATCGACCCCACCGTGCCGCAATTGCGCACCAAACGCGGTGATTTACGCGGGCGCACGCCGGGGCAAAATGTGTATATCAAAGCCATTGCCGACAACGACATTACGTTTGGCATAGGCCCTGCCGGTACCGGCAAGACGTATCTGGCGGTAGCCAGCGCCATTGATGCGCTAGAGCGAGATACCGTGCAAAGATTAGTTTTGGTTCGCCCTGCCGTTGAGGCCGGTGAAAAGCTCGGATTTTTGCCGGGCGACTTAGTACAAAAAGTTGATCCGTATTTGCGGCCACTGTACGACGCGTTGTACGACTTAATGGGCGTAGAAAAAGTAACCAAACTTTTTGAAAAACAAATTATCGAAATCGCCCCGCTGGCGTTTATGCGTGGTCGTACGCTAAGCCACAGCTTTATTATTTTGGATGAAGCGCAAAACACCACGCCAGAACAAATGAAGATGTTTTTAACGCGGATTGGTTTTGGCAGCAAAGCGGTGATTACCGGCGACGCTACGCAAGTTGATTTGCCTAAGCATCAAAAGTCCGGCCTGACCGACGCGCAAGAAGTCTTGCAAGGCGTGCGCGGCATTGGCATACACCACTTCACCGCTGCCGATGTAGTGCGCCATCCACTGGTGCAAAAAATTGTTACCGCTTACGAAAAAGCCGCAGCCAAACGCACAGCAGGCGATAAACCGTAG
- a CDS encoding RDD family protein, which translates to MFISAGLARRFVSFLYEILLLTALLLIAEGLFQGGFQLLSGQAVTELSAYPWLNALNFAWLTLVTLLYFGWCWMRGGQTLAMKTWRCRLLMQDGANLTPKAVLIRFVVASACYLPLLPIYLLARKQPEYQLGLYIAGGLFVLPFIWAVFDKDKQFVYDRFAKTRTVFFPKEVPSKYAKLSQDEAV; encoded by the coding sequence ATGTTCATTAGCGCGGGTTTAGCACGCCGTTTTGTGTCGTTTTTGTATGAGATTTTATTACTCACTGCCTTATTACTGATTGCCGAAGGGCTGTTTCAAGGCGGTTTTCAGCTGCTTTCTGGGCAAGCGGTGACCGAGTTGAGTGCATATCCTTGGCTCAATGCGCTTAATTTTGCGTGGCTGACCTTGGTGACCTTGCTGTATTTTGGCTGGTGCTGGATGCGTGGTGGGCAAACCTTGGCGATGAAAACTTGGCGCTGCCGCTTGCTGATGCAAGATGGCGCCAATTTAACGCCTAAAGCGGTGTTGATTCGCTTTGTAGTGGCGAGCGCCTGTTATCTGCCTTTATTGCCGATTTATCTGCTGGCGCGCAAACAGCCCGAATATCAACTGGGCTTGTATATTGCGGGCGGCTTATTTGTATTGCCGTTTATTTGGGCTGTATTCGATAAGGATAAGCAGTTTGTTTATGATCGTTTTGCCAAAACCCGCACAGTGTTTTTTCCCAAAGAAGTGCCATCAAAATACGCCAAGCTAAGTCAGGATGAGGCTGTTTAG
- the lnt gene encoding apolipoprotein N-acyltransferase, with protein MIQATSSLQTTLQRDFAFKTMPKNRYLLLLIQCLAGASAVAAFAPLSQFWLLPISLWILFTGWQNAGSARQALWPGLAWGLGYFVANAGWIYISLHTHGKMPALAAAGAVLLFAAYLALFPMLAGWLTWKIPCRNSWRFTLIAPTMFILCEWLRGWLFTGFPWASVGSAQIDWLGGLYPIIGSYGAGWLMALCVGVFLLDKKIALGLAIALFSSSQLLQKINWTQAIGEPLKVSVLQGNIGQSMKWNSDFYFDSLKSYLTLTQAAKGQLILLPETAIPSFFNEIPPDYLAELRQIAQQKSATLFMGVATRGPQPDQYQNSVVNLANPAQEQYAKSHLVPFGEYIPLPWLFGWAYQMLEMPMSGFQRAPLAQAPLTMNGGLIAANICYEDVFGDEIRINAANATLLTNFTNMAWFDGSWAAEQHAQMARARALENGRYLIRATNTGKTAIIDAKGRIVKSLPEQTQAVLEGEVRHMQGHTPYQWAGDKPVIGFLVALLLLAFLRSRQD; from the coding sequence GTGATCCAAGCCACCTCCTCTTTGCAAACCACCTTGCAGCGCGACTTCGCTTTTAAGACCATGCCTAAAAACCGCTATCTATTACTGCTCATTCAATGCCTTGCCGGCGCTAGCGCTGTCGCCGCTTTTGCGCCTTTGTCGCAATTTTGGTTGCTGCCAATTTCGCTATGGATTTTATTTACTGGCTGGCAAAACGCCGGTTCAGCACGGCAAGCATTGTGGCCGGGTTTGGCCTGGGGACTGGGGTATTTCGTTGCCAATGCCGGCTGGATTTACATCAGCTTACATACCCACGGCAAAATGCCAGCACTCGCCGCTGCGGGCGCAGTGCTATTGTTTGCCGCCTATTTAGCCTTGTTTCCGATGTTAGCCGGTTGGCTCACATGGAAAATCCCTTGCCGCAATAGCTGGCGCTTTACGCTGATTGCGCCAACGATGTTTATTTTATGTGAATGGCTGCGCGGTTGGCTATTTACTGGTTTTCCATGGGCATCGGTCGGTAGCGCTCAGATTGATTGGCTTGGTGGGCTATACCCTATTATTGGCAGCTATGGCGCAGGTTGGTTAATGGCTTTATGCGTTGGCGTATTTTTATTGGATAAAAAAATTGCGCTCGGCTTAGCAATCGCATTATTCAGTAGCAGCCAATTACTGCAAAAAATCAATTGGACGCAAGCCATCGGCGAGCCACTCAAAGTCAGCGTTTTGCAGGGCAATATCGGGCAAAGCATGAAGTGGAATAGCGATTTTTATTTTGACAGTCTAAAAAGCTACCTCACACTCACTCAGGCCGCCAAAGGCCAGCTGATCTTGCTACCAGAAACGGCGATTCCATCGTTTTTTAACGAGATCCCGCCTGACTATTTGGCAGAACTACGCCAAATCGCTCAGCAAAAATCCGCCACGCTATTCATGGGCGTCGCCACGCGCGGACCACAGCCAGATCAGTATCAAAATTCCGTGGTGAATTTAGCTAACCCAGCCCAAGAACAGTATGCCAAATCGCACTTGGTACCCTTTGGTGAATACATTCCGCTGCCGTGGTTATTTGGCTGGGCGTATCAAATGCTCGAAATGCCAATGAGCGGTTTTCAGCGCGCCCCATTGGCGCAAGCGCCATTGACGATGAATGGCGGGCTGATCGCTGCCAATATCTGCTACGAAGACGTTTTTGGCGACGAAATCCGCATTAACGCCGCCAACGCCACATTGCTGACTAACTTTACCAATATGGCGTGGTTTGATGGCTCTTGGGCGGCCGAACAACACGCGCAAATGGCGCGCGCCCGCGCGCTAGAAAACGGCCGCTATCTGATTCGCGCCACCAATACCGGCAAAACGGCGATTATTGATGCCAAAGGCCGAATTGTGAAGAGCTTGCCCGAGCAAACCCAAGCGGTTTTAGAGGGTGAAGTTCGCCATATGCAAGGCCATACGCCGTATCAGTGGGCCGGTGATAAACCGGTGATTGGCTTTTTGGTGGCGCTATTATTACTGGCTTTTTTGCGCAGTCGCCAAGATTAA
- the ybeY gene encoding rRNA maturation RNase YbeY — translation MKSQIQLAIQNESCNSPIPRKSLLRKWVSAALSAQIEHAEITLRFVDADEGQTLNRDYRQKDYATNVLTFTFDDELPQLAGQPLMGDLVLCGAVIEREAQQQGKPLLAHYCHMVVHGTLHLQGFDHLEEAEAEAMELLETQIVTQLGYDDPYLTERE, via the coding sequence ATGAAAAGCCAAATCCAGCTCGCCATTCAAAACGAAAGCTGCAACAGCCCCATTCCACGTAAAAGTTTATTAAGAAAATGGGTGAGCGCCGCCTTGTCCGCGCAAATTGAGCACGCTGAAATCACGCTGCGCTTTGTTGATGCCGACGAAGGCCAAACGCTGAACCGCGATTACCGACAAAAAGACTACGCCACCAATGTGCTGACCTTTACTTTTGATGACGAATTGCCACAGCTAGCCGGCCAACCATTAATGGGCGATTTGGTGTTGTGTGGTGCGGTAATTGAGCGTGAAGCGCAGCAGCAAGGCAAGCCCTTATTGGCGCATTATTGCCATATGGTGGTACACGGTACATTGCATTTACAAGGGTTTGACCATCTTGAAGAAGCAGAGGCCGAAGCGATGGAATTGCTTGAAACCCAAATTGTCACGCAGCTGGGTTATGATGACCCTTATCTGACCGAGCGCGAATAA
- a CDS encoding HlyC/CorC family transporter: MDDVPSPSYKPSLLERLTHFLLREPENRGELVEILHTAFERQLLDADALGMIEGVLNVGDMQVRDVMVPRSQMDVIDINDSPAEFIPFVIETAHSRFPVIDGSKDHVLGVLLAKDLLRFYASDSEFNVREMLRPAVYIPEAKRLNVLLKDFRNNRNHMAIVVDEYGGVAGLVTIEDVMEQIVGDIEDEYDEDEDEDNMVQDRKGHWRVKGVTELTDLNETIGSRFPTDEFDTIAGVMMDCFGHVPKRGESIDCHGYHCLILRADSRRVHSILLEKITDHHEA; encoded by the coding sequence ATGGACGACGTTCCGTCCCCGAGTTATAAGCCCAGCTTATTAGAAAGATTGACCCATTTCCTGTTACGGGAGCCGGAAAACCGCGGCGAACTGGTTGAAATTCTCCACACTGCTTTCGAGCGCCAATTACTCGACGCCGATGCCCTCGGCATGATCGAAGGCGTGCTCAATGTAGGTGATATGCAAGTGCGCGATGTGATGGTGCCGCGCTCGCAAATGGATGTCATCGACATCAACGACTCCCCCGCCGAATTTATCCCCTTTGTCATTGAAACTGCCCACTCGCGCTTTCCAGTCATCGACGGCAGCAAAGACCATGTATTGGGCGTATTGCTCGCCAAAGATTTGCTGCGGTTTTATGCCAGCGACAGCGAATTTAATGTCCGCGAAATGCTGCGCCCTGCGGTGTACATCCCCGAAGCCAAACGCCTGAATGTGCTACTTAAAGATTTTCGGAATAATCGCAACCATATGGCGATTGTCGTCGACGAATACGGCGGCGTTGCCGGATTAGTCACCATTGAAGACGTGATGGAACAAATCGTCGGCGATATCGAAGACGAATACGACGAAGATGAAGACGAAGACAATATGGTGCAAGATCGCAAAGGCCATTGGCGCGTCAAAGGCGTGACCGAACTGACTGATCTAAATGAAACCATCGGCAGCCGCTTTCCAACCGATGAATTCGACACCATTGCTGGGGTGATGATGGATTGCTTTGGTCATGTGCCTAAGCGTGGCGAAAGCATCGATTGCCATGGCTACCACTGCTTGATTTTGCGCGCCGATAGCCGCCGCGTGCATTCGATTTTGCTAGAAAAAATCACTGATCATCACGAAGCTTAA
- the miaB gene encoding tRNA (N6-isopentenyl adenosine(37)-C2)-methylthiotransferase MiaB — MSKKVFIKTFGCQMNEYDSDKMVDVLNAADGLVKTENVDEADIILFNTCSVREKAQEKVFSDLGRVRELKLANPNIVIGVGGCVASQEGDAIIKRAPYVDIVFGPQTLHRLPELIAEKRKSGISQVDISFPEIEKFDHMPPARVEGGAAYVSIMEGCSKYCSFCVVPYTRGEEVSRPFEDILTEVAHLAQQGVKELHLLGQNVNAYRGVILDGEDAGEIADLATLLEYVHEIPGIERIRYTTSHPKEMTARIIDCYRTLPKLCSQLHLPVQAGSDRVLVNMKRGYTTLEYKSVIRKLREARPDLCFSSDFIVGFPGETEEDFERTMKLIEDVGFDTSYSFVYSRRPGTPAADLPDDVPEEVKLARLQRMQKRLEQQAEAINLSMIGSVQRVLVERFAKKDKTELAGRTDNNRIVNFEGSPRLMNQFVEVRITDAFPRSLRGEIIIKE, encoded by the coding sequence ATGAGCAAAAAAGTCTTTATTAAAACCTTCGGCTGCCAAATGAATGAATACGATTCAGACAAAATGGTTGACGTGCTCAATGCCGCCGATGGCTTGGTGAAAACCGAGAATGTCGATGAAGCTGACATTATTTTATTTAACACCTGCAGCGTGCGCGAAAAAGCGCAAGAAAAAGTATTCTCCGATTTAGGCCGTGTTCGTGAGCTTAAACTGGCCAATCCAAATATCGTCATCGGTGTGGGCGGCTGTGTTGCCTCGCAAGAAGGCGATGCGATTATCAAGCGCGCGCCGTATGTGGATATTGTATTTGGCCCGCAAACCCTGCACCGCTTGCCTGAATTGATTGCCGAAAAACGCAAATCTGGCATTAGCCAAGTGGATATTTCCTTCCCCGAAATCGAAAAATTCGACCACATGCCGCCTGCTCGTGTTGAAGGCGGCGCGGCGTATGTATCGATTATGGAAGGCTGTTCTAAATACTGCAGTTTCTGCGTGGTGCCGTACACGCGTGGCGAAGAGGTTTCACGCCCGTTTGAAGACATCTTGACCGAAGTTGCGCATTTGGCTCAGCAAGGCGTGAAAGAATTACATTTGCTCGGCCAAAATGTGAACGCCTATCGCGGCGTGATTTTGGATGGCGAAGACGCTGGCGAAATCGCCGATTTGGCGACTTTACTGGAATACGTACACGAAATCCCCGGCATCGAGCGCATTCGCTACACCACCAGCCACCCCAAAGAAATGACGGCGCGGATTATCGATTGCTACCGCACGCTACCAAAACTGTGCTCGCAATTGCATTTGCCGGTGCAAGCGGGGTCGGATCGCGTATTGGTGAATATGAAACGCGGCTACACCACACTGGAATACAAATCAGTGATTCGCAAATTGCGCGAAGCGCGCCCTGATTTGTGCTTTTCTAGCGACTTTATCGTCGGCTTTCCTGGCGAAACCGAAGAAGACTTCGAGCGCACAATGAAGCTGATCGAAGACGTGGGTTTTGATACTAGCTACAGCTTTGTTTACAGCCGTCGCCCGGGTACGCCAGCGGCTGATTTGCCGGATGATGTGCCAGAAGAAGTGAAACTCGCACGCTTGCAACGCATGCAAAAACGCCTAGAGCAACAAGCCGAAGCGATCAATCTATCGATGATTGGTAGCGTGCAGCGTGTGTTGGTGGAGCGTTTTGCCAAAAAAGACAAAACCGAGCTCGCTGGCCGCACGGATAACAACCGCATTGTGAATTTTGAAGGCAGCCCACGCCTGATGAATCAGTTTGTTGAAGTGCGCATTACCGATGCCTTCCCACGCAGCTTGCGCGGCGAAATCATTATTAAAGAATAA
- a CDS encoding DUF3106 domain-containing protein, producing MKRLIILLCTLLFWSAAAQAAPAWSELTPAQREVLSAMQTQWDGLPNEDQQRFSALALRCSQMPPHHQEKMRARINRWATLSPEQRERARENYRRLQAMSPEERQKLMHQRHQRRASQACCNSPKTE from the coding sequence ATGAAACGATTGATCATATTGCTGTGTACGCTGCTGTTTTGGAGTGCTGCTGCGCAGGCGGCGCCAGCTTGGTCGGAATTAACGCCAGCTCAGCGCGAAGTATTAAGCGCCATGCAAACGCAATGGGATGGTTTGCCCAATGAAGATCAGCAACGATTTTCAGCTTTGGCTTTGCGCTGTTCACAAATGCCGCCACATCATCAAGAAAAAATGCGGGCGCGTATCAATCGATGGGCCACATTAAGCCCTGAGCAGCGTGAGCGCGCGCGCGAAAACTATCGACGCTTGCAAGCGATGTCGCCAGAAGAACGACAAAAATTGATGCATCAGCGCCATCAACGTCGAGCCAGCCAAGCTTGCTGTAATTCACCAAAAACTGAGTAG